CGCAGAATGCAGTACCGAAGAACTGACATGCAGCAAATACGGCACTTGGTGTTGTCGACAGGCAGCCAACACCTGTTGCGTGGCAGCAATATTGTTGCGCTCAAACGCATCGTCGTGCAGCGCAGTGATTTGCGCGTGCAATTGAATCACGGCCTCGGCACCAGCAAAGCACTGTTGCCACTCACCCGCTTCTGCCAAATCCGCACACAGCGTTTGTAAATCGGGGTTGAGTTTTACGGCTATCGCCAGATTTTCTGCGTGACGATCTATCGCCACCATATTGCGATAGCCCTTCTCGCGCAGCAGCAACAACAGATTCTGCCCCACCAAACCGGCAGCACCGGTGATGACAATTTTGCTCTGTGATGCGAGTGTGGGCATAGCGGCCTAATTGCGAAAAAGCGAGCCATCATGCCGAAAGCGCACACTAAATTCAACGCAACAAAATGCCATAAATTCAATAGCTTGCGCCTTGAAAAGTGGTTGCCCCGCTCTTTGAATACATGGTAGCTTGACCAGCATCAATCCACGATTGGCCGCGCGCACTGCACAATAGCGCCGCCTGCCGATGAGAATGCACAATGACCGCCGCCGCACCGTTCACATTGACCCGCCAACAAAAAAACTTCTTCGATACATTTGGTTATCTAGTGATTCCAGGTTTGCTGAAAAATTGCATTGAAGAGGTATCCACGGTCTTCAACCAACTGTTTGAGCACAACCCTGAAGAAGTGGTGGATTGGCGGCACGAAGCGCATTACATGAAATCGCGCCGTTTTTTATTGCAATTTATTGAGCGCCGCCCAGAGTTGTCCGCCCTGCTAGAACACCCTGTTATTGACGGTATTTTTTGCGACCTGTTGGGCACGGATTATCTCTACCGCGCCAGCGACGGCAATATCTTCACTGGCGATACCTACTGGCACTCCGATTTGTACGGTGCATTCTTCAAATATCGCCATGTAAAAATTTTGCTGTATTTAGAGCCGCTGGATGCCAATAACGGCGGCTTTCGCGCCATCCCTGGCAGCCATTTATTTGGCGATAAATTCGCCAATTTATGTGAGCGCTATGTGTGGAAACACGAGCAGCACCTCGGGCTAGAAAAAGACGATGTACCTAGCATCAGCATCCCCACCCAACCCGGCGATGCCTTGGTGTTTGACTACCGCCTCAAACATGCGACCAATCACACACAAGCTGATCGCAGGATGATGAGCATTTGCGCCTCGCAGCGTTTTGCGGATGAAGATCTGCCTGAACTCGCTAGATTGACCCAAATGTATCTCGATATGGCCGGTGGCGGCGGTATCTACCACCCTCGCTTTACCGAACACGCCACCCCAGCCCAGCGCCAACACATGACGCAATGTTTGGAAGCCTTTCAATACATTCAGGATGGGAAGCTCGGCAGCCCCGTAGCCTGATAAGTGATATTGGGGCAGTAGCCGGTAGGATTTTTGGTCAGATATTGCTGGTGGTAAGGCTCGGCAAAATAGAACGACGGCGCGCTCAGAATCTCCGTGGAGATCTGCCCTGCGCCAACCTCATTCAAAGCCTGCTGATATTTTTCTGCACTCGCCAGTGCCGCTTGCAGTTGGCTGGCATCGAAGCAGTAAATCCCTGAGCGGTACTGCGTGCCGATGTCATTGCCCTGTCGCATACCCAAGGTTGGGTTATGCCCCTGCCAAAACACAGTCAGCAGTTGCTCAAAGCTAATGGTTGCCGGATCAAACACCACTTGCACCACTTCGTTATGCCCAGTCAACCCGCTGCACACTTCCTCGTACAACGGATTGGGCGTGAAGCCACCGGCATAGCCCACCGCCGTGGTGTAAACGCCAGCCAGTTGCCAATACTTCTTCTCCGCGCCCCAGAAGCAACCCATGCCAAACATGGCCAGTTGGTAGCCTCGCGGGAAAGGTGGCTGCATGGGCGCGCCTAAAACTGCGTGGTGCGCAGGCACCGGCATCAGCGCGTTACGCCCTGGCAGCGCTTCGTTTGGCGATGGCATATGCAACATTTTCATACATCACCTATAAATCAAATAAAAACAAATAGTTGCAAACTATATCTAATGTTATTTATTGCTAATAGCACGAAGCAACCCAGTGCGAAACATTAATATAAATCAACATGTTATATATAAAACTTAATGTTAAACATCAAATTAATTGATTGGCTGAAATCGCCTGCTGCAACAGCAAAATACGCTCCGCCTCCGCTGCATGCAGATTCTCGATTAACTTGCCATCCAGTACCGCCATGCCCGAACCTTCGACCTCTGCCGCACGCCAAGCATCCAGCACTTTCTGCGCATGGGCAACTTCGCTAGGAGACGGAGCAAAAGTTTGATTGACCACCGCAATTTGATCGGGATGAATCAGCGACTTGCCATCAAACCCCAGC
The DNA window shown above is from Cellvibrionales bacterium and carries:
- the msrA gene encoding peptide-methionine (S)-S-oxide reductase MsrA: MPSPNEALPGRNALMPVPAHHAVLGAPMQPPFPRGYQLAMFGMGCFWGAEKKYWQLAGVYTTAVGYAGGFTPNPLYEEVCSGLTGHNEVVQVVFDPATISFEQLLTVFWQGHNPTLGMRQGNDIGTQYRSGIYCFDASQLQAALASAEKYQQALNEVGAGQISTEILSAPSFYFAEPYHQQYLTKNPTGYCPNITYQATGLPSFPS
- a CDS encoding phytanoyl-CoA dioxygenase family protein, with the translated sequence MTAAAPFTLTRQQKNFFDTFGYLVIPGLLKNCIEEVSTVFNQLFEHNPEEVVDWRHEAHYMKSRRFLLQFIERRPELSALLEHPVIDGIFCDLLGTDYLYRASDGNIFTGDTYWHSDLYGAFFKYRHVKILLYLEPLDANNGGFRAIPGSHLFGDKFANLCERYVWKHEQHLGLEKDDVPSISIPTQPGDALVFDYRLKHATNHTQADRRMMSICASQRFADEDLPELARLTQMYLDMAGGGGIYHPRFTEHATPAQRQHMTQCLEAFQYIQDGKLGSPVA